From one Trachemys scripta elegans isolate TJP31775 chromosome 14, CAS_Tse_1.0, whole genome shotgun sequence genomic stretch:
- the LOC117887507 gene encoding olfactory receptor 5V1-like, giving the protein MVLIRAESHLNTPMYFFLFHLSFIDIYYSSVTVPNRPRNFLAVHKIISVNGCIVQMFFILPSVGAEILILSAMAYDRYAAICDPLRYMERMSKGICVQLESGAWAISFFHALLNTVFTLKLHFCGPNQISHFICELPNLLKLSYTMTLTNLVVLLTSVLIFGSSSFLLTLISYIHIISTILRLRSTEGMHKAFSTCSSHLIVVGLFSSTQNPAQSLLPCWMKYSPSSTVS; this is encoded by the coding sequence ATGGTGCTGATAAGAGCAGAGTCTCACCTTAATACCCCTATGtacttcttcctcttccatttatCCTTTATTGATATCTACTATTCCTCGGTCACGGTGCCTAACAGACCGAGGAACTTCCTAGCAGTGCACAAAATTATTTCTGTCAATGGCTGCATTGTCCAGATGTTCTTCATCCTCCCCTCAGTTGGTGCTGAGATTCTCATTCTCTCAGCAATGGCTTATGACCGCTACGCTGCCATCTGTGACCCATTGCGTTACATGGAGAGAATGAGCAAAGGGATCTGTGttcagctggagagtggtgctTGGGCAATAAGTTTCTTCCATGCCCTGCTTAACACTGTTTTTACTCTGAAGTTACATTTCTGTGGGCCCAATCAAATCAGCCATTTCATCTGTGAGCTCCCTAATCTATTAAAACTGTCCTACACTATGACCCTCACCAATCTAGTGGTGCTTCTTACTTCTGTTCTGATATTTGGATCAAGCTCCTTTCTCCTCACCCTGATCTCCTACATTcacatcatctccaccatcctgaggTTACGCTCTACGGAGGGCAtgcataaagccttctccacctgcagctcccatcttATTGTGGTTGGCTTGTTCTCCAGTACACAAAACCCAGCTCAGTCTCTTCTGCCATGCTGGATGAAATATTCTCCATCCAGTACAGTGTCTTGA